Proteins from one Streptomyces sp. NBC_00289 genomic window:
- the smpB gene encoding SsrA-binding protein SmpB, translating to MYVPKESQPKQGAAATGKVKDGKRKIVAQNKKARHDYAIIDTYEAGLVLTGTEVKSLRQGRASLTDGFVQIDQNEAWLHNAHIPEYSQGTWTNHTVRRKRKLLLHREEIDKLAAKSEETGHTIVPLALYFKDGRAKAEIALARGKKEYDKRQTLREKQDRRESDRAIAAAKRKQRGE from the coding sequence ATGTACGTACCGAAAGAGTCCCAGCCGAAGCAGGGGGCGGCGGCCACCGGCAAGGTCAAGGACGGCAAGCGCAAGATCGTCGCGCAGAACAAGAAGGCCCGGCACGACTACGCGATCATCGACACCTACGAGGCCGGGCTCGTGCTCACCGGCACCGAGGTCAAGTCGCTGCGCCAGGGACGCGCCTCGCTGACGGACGGCTTCGTGCAGATCGACCAGAACGAGGCGTGGCTGCACAACGCCCACATCCCCGAGTACAGCCAGGGCACCTGGACCAACCACACCGTGCGCCGCAAGCGCAAGCTGCTCCTGCACCGCGAGGAGATCGACAAGCTGGCGGCGAAGTCCGAGGAGACGGGGCACACAATCGTGCCCCTCGCCCTGTACTTCAAGGACGGCCGGGCGAAGGCCGAGATCGCGCTGGCGCGAGGCAAGAAGGAGTACGACAAGCGGCAGACCCTGCGCGAGAAGCAGGACCGGCGGGAGTCGGACCGCGCGATCGCCGCGGCCAAGCGCAAGCAGCGGGGCGAGTAG